The following coding sequences lie in one Populus trichocarpa isolate Nisqually-1 chromosome 14, P.trichocarpa_v4.1, whole genome shotgun sequence genomic window:
- the LOC7456025 gene encoding glucose-1-phosphate adenylyltransferase small subunit 2, chloroplastic — translation MASMAAIGVMRPPSSSSLSSSSSSNLSRRTAFRSLSFSSSSNLSGGKVCSTAFSVRRDTGRNERTPMIVSPKAVSDSRNSQTCLDPDASRSVLGIILGGGAGTRLYPLTKKRAKPAVPLGANYRLIDIPVSNCLNSNISKIYVLTQFNSASLNRHLSRAYASNMGGYKNEGFVEVLAAQQSPENPNWFQGTADAVRQYLWLFEEHNVLEFLVLAGDHLYRMDYERFIQAHRETDADITVAALPMDEKRATAFGLMKIDEEGRIIEFAEKPKGEQLKAMKVDTTILGLDDERAKEMPYIASMGIYVVSKNVMLDLLREKFPGANDFGSEVIPGATSIGMRVQAYLYDGYWEDIGTIEAFYNANLGITKKPVPDFSFYDRSSPIYTQPRYLPPSKMLDADVTDSVIGEGCVIKNCKIHHSVIGLRSCISEGAIIEDTLLMGADYYETDADRRYLAAKGSVPIGIGKNSHIKRAIIDKNARIGDNVKIINGDNVQEAARETDGYFIKSGIVTVIKDALIPSGTVI, via the exons ATGGCGAGTATGGCGGCGATCGGAGTTATGAGGCCGCCGTCTTCATCCtcgttgtcttcttcttcttcgtcgaaTTTGAGCCGGAGAACTGCATTTAGGAGCCTGTCGTTCAGCTCGTCCTCCAACCTCTCCGGTGGGAAGGTTTGCTCCACGGCGTTTTCCGTTCGCCGGGATACAGGTCGTAATGAGAGGACTCCGATGATCGTTTCTCCTAAAGCGGTTTCGGATTCAAGGAACTCTCAAACTTGTCTTGACCCTGACGCCAGCAGA AGTGTTCTTGGAATTATTCTTGGAGGAGGAGCTGGGACTCGGCTTTACCCGCTTACTAAGAAAAGGGCAAAGCCTGCTGTTCCTTTAGGAGCTAACTACAGGCTGATTGATATTCCTGTGAGCAATTGTTTGAATAGTAATATATCAAAGATATATGTTCTCACACAATTCAACTCTGCCTCTCTCAACCGCCACCTTTCACGGGCTTATGCGagcaacatgggtggctacaaGAATGAGGGTTTTGTTGAAGTTCTTGCAGCTCAGCAGAGTCCTGAGAACCCCAATTGGTTCCAG GGCACAGCAGATGCTGTCAGACAGTATTTGTGGTTGTTTGAGGAGCACAATGTTTTGGAATTCCTAGTTCTTGCTGGCGACCATTTGTACCGAATGGATTATGAGAGATTTATCCAAGCTCACAGGGAAACTGATGCAGATATCACTGTAGCTGCACTGCCAATGGACGAAAAACGTGCAACTGCATTTGGTTTgatgaaaattgatgaagaaggGCGCATAATTGAATTTGCTGAGAAACCCAAAGGAGAACAATTGAAAGCTATGAAG GTTGACACTACTATTTTAGGTCTTGATGATGAGAGAGCAAAAGAGATGCCTTACATTGCTAGCATGGGAATATATGTTGTCAGCAAGAATGTGATGCTGGATCTGCTGAGAGAAAAGTTTCCTGGAGCCAATGATTTTGGAAGTGAAGTTATTCCTGGTGCTACTTCTATTGGGATGAGA GTACAAGCTTATttatatgatggctactggGAAGATATTGGTACAATTGAGGCATTTTATAATGCAAATCTTGGGATAACTAAAAAGCCAGTGCCAGATTTCAG CTTCTATGACCGTTCATCTCCAATCTACACTCAACCTCGCTATTTGCCTCCATCCAAGATGCTTGATGCTGATGTCACGGATAGTGTTATTGGTGAGGGTTGTGTTATAAAG AACTGTAAAATTCACCACTCTGTGATTGGTCTTCGGTCTTGCATATCAGAAGGTGCGATCATAGAAGACACATTATTAATGGGAGCAGATTATTATGAG ACTGATGCTGACAGGAGATATTTGGCTGCTAAGGGAAGCGTTCCAATTGGTATTGGCAAGAATTCTCATATCAAGAGAGCAATTATTGACAAGAATGCTCGAATTGGGGACAATGTGAAG ATCATTAATGGTGACAATGTGCAAGAAGCAGCCAGGGAAACTGATGGATACTTCATAAAGAGTGGGATTGTCACAGTAATCAAGGACGCGTTGATTCCCAGCGGAACTGTGATCTAG